One genomic region from Jeotgalibacillus aurantiacus encodes:
- a CDS encoding YaaC family protein, whose translation MTSYFNWNRYLPYHARVDSFILLQQAYTQTNPETAHILASEKHELFCSHLEHAEAFYIQSNTSPLTIQPILQFYGFTHLLKAAITIKDPFYPEKSNQLAHGVTSRKRKKKDFSFLEDTVKIQKNGLYTVFTTRLLNRNPLPVTITMEELFHSLETNRQDPDPIQAHFLLLYNLSMIARYETEWWNQCITYKKTADYAVIRSFLAYSAGFLPEEMLRYLIME comes from the coding sequence ATGACGTCATACTTTAACTGGAACCGCTATCTTCCCTACCATGCCAGAGTTGACTCATTCATCTTATTACAGCAGGCATACACACAAACGAACCCGGAGACTGCCCACATCCTCGCTTCAGAAAAACACGAACTATTCTGCTCTCACCTCGAACACGCAGAAGCCTTTTACATCCAAAGCAACACGTCACCACTCACCATCCAGCCCATCCTGCAATTCTACGGCTTCACTCATCTGCTAAAAGCAGCCATTACGATAAAAGACCCTTTTTACCCTGAAAAATCCAACCAGCTTGCCCACGGTGTCACCTCCCGTAAACGCAAGAAAAAAGATTTTTCATTCTTAGAAGACACCGTCAAAATACAAAAAAACGGCCTCTACACCGTTTTTACAACCAGACTCCTTAACCGCAATCCATTGCCTGTCACCATTACAATGGAGGAACTATTCCACTCACTCGAAACAAACCGGCAGGACCCTGATCCGATCCAGGCCCACTTTCTGCTGCTCTATAACCTCAGCATGATCGCCAGGTACGAAACCGAATGGTGGAACCAATGCATCACCTACAAAAAAACTGCTGACTACGCCGTCATAAGGAGCTTTCTCGCCTATTCAGCGGGTTTTTTGCCGGAGGAAATGCTGAGATACCTAATAATGGAATGA
- the guaB gene encoding IMP dehydrogenase, translated as MWETKFAKEGLTFDDVLLVPAKSEVLPRDVDLSVELTDTIKLNVPIISAGMDTVTEAAMAIAMARAGGLGVIHKNMSIEQQAEQVERVKRSESGVITDPFFLTPDHQVFDAEHLMGKYRISGVPIVNDMDEQKLVGIITNRDLRFIQDYSIKIDEVMTKDNLVTAAVGTTLDEAEKILQQYKIEKLPLVDDEGTLKGLITIKDIEKVIEFPNSAKDAKGRLLVAASVGVTADAVKRVEKLVKAGVDALVIDTAHGHSQGVLDTIASIREAFKDVVIIAGNVATGEGTKALIEAGADVIKVGIGPGSICTTRVVAGVGVPQITAVYDCATEARKHGKSIIADGGIKYSGDIVKALAAGGHAVMLGSLLAGTSESPGETEIFQGRRFKVYRGMGSLGAMEKGSKDRYFQEDAKKLVPEGIEGRTPYKGPLADTIYQLVGGIRSGMGYCGSKNLLDLREEAQFIRMTGAGLRESHPHDVQITKESPNYSL; from the coding sequence ATGTGGGAAACTAAGTTTGCTAAAGAAGGCTTAACGTTTGATGATGTATTGCTTGTCCCGGCTAAATCAGAAGTATTACCGCGTGATGTTGATTTATCAGTGGAGCTGACGGATACGATTAAGTTGAATGTCCCAATTATCAGTGCTGGTATGGATACGGTAACGGAAGCGGCGATGGCGATTGCGATGGCGCGTGCCGGTGGCCTTGGTGTCATCCATAAGAATATGAGTATTGAGCAGCAGGCTGAGCAGGTGGAACGTGTTAAGCGTTCAGAAAGCGGCGTCATTACAGATCCATTTTTCCTTACGCCGGATCATCAGGTGTTTGATGCAGAGCACTTGATGGGCAAATACCGTATTTCCGGTGTCCCAATTGTCAATGATATGGATGAGCAGAAGCTGGTCGGTATTATTACGAACCGCGATCTTCGTTTTATCCAGGATTACTCGATTAAAATTGATGAAGTGATGACAAAAGACAATCTTGTAACGGCAGCTGTCGGCACAACGCTTGATGAAGCGGAAAAGATTCTTCAGCAGTATAAGATTGAGAAGCTTCCTTTAGTGGATGATGAAGGTACACTTAAAGGATTAATCACAATCAAGGATATTGAAAAAGTGATCGAATTCCCGAACTCTGCCAAGGATGCAAAAGGCCGTCTTTTAGTTGCTGCTTCTGTTGGTGTGACAGCGGATGCCGTGAAGCGTGTTGAAAAGCTCGTTAAAGCAGGTGTTGATGCGCTTGTGATTGATACGGCACACGGACATTCACAGGGTGTGCTTGATACGATTGCTTCGATTCGTGAAGCATTTAAAGACGTGGTGATTATTGCTGGAAATGTGGCAACGGGTGAAGGAACAAAAGCACTGATTGAAGCAGGCGCTGATGTGATTAAAGTTGGAATCGGACCTGGTTCGATTTGTACAACACGTGTAGTGGCTGGTGTCGGTGTTCCTCAGATTACCGCTGTGTATGACTGTGCAACGGAAGCACGCAAGCACGGTAAATCTATTATTGCCGACGGCGGGATTAAGTATTCAGGTGATATCGTGAAGGCACTTGCTGCAGGGGGACATGCGGTGATGCTTGGAAGTCTTCTTGCCGGTACATCTGAAAGTCCTGGTGAAACGGAAATCTTCCAGGGCCGCCGCTTTAAAGTGTACCGCGGAATGGGTTCACTCGGCGCGATGGAAAAAGGCTCGAAGGACCGTTACTTCCAGGAGGATGCGAAAAAGCTTGTTCCTGAAGGCATTGAAGGCCGTACGCCTTATAAAGGACCTCTTGCTGATACGATTTATCAGCTGGTTGGTGGAATCCGCAGCGGAATGGGTTATTGCGGATCGAAGAATCTGTTGGATCTGCGTGAAGAAGCACAGTTTATCCGTATGACGGGTGCCGGGCTTCGTGAAAGCCACCCGCATGATGTACAGATTACAAAAGAATCTCCAAACTACTCATTATAA